The following coding sequences lie in one Candoia aspera isolate rCanAsp1 chromosome 11, rCanAsp1.hap2, whole genome shotgun sequence genomic window:
- the IRX6 gene encoding iroquois-class homeodomain protein IRX-6, with protein MSFSQFGYSYSASSQIFVSATSSATCCTSGSRAASDVSSGSSQAATLGCTSYENRLLAGSRTELNAALGIYGSPYAAAGANPGYANYLPYNADPSSFYTALNSQYDLKDSSPGLHAGIVQPTAAAYYSYDHSFGQYDRYGTVDFSNSSRRKNATRETTSTLKTWLYEHRKNPYPTKGEKIMLAIITKMTLTQVSTWFANARRRLKKENKMTWSPKSKAGDEQREGSKRNGEDCSSENEDKDPKICKEEKELQLSDLEDLEEEESGVKVEDELKHLHQDGLIIGRALTESEKSSCTGSPASHFHTFSCAKQHSPITGDFCGHKGNTITGSLGSQGQLYEAPEKPRIWSLAHTAGANMLVGSTSNPAQRTESPNCLVLRGRCSGSDGQCSEGRPLGNLVRTQAIHEKALEELPQAAKIFKSSTFNLQSIALNYAPYPVLGETCQYAAGTEGSYLGNFFIFFYSDTVLSLTKRSSHEVQNSNTDV; from the exons ATTTTCGTCTCGGCCACTTCCAGCGCCACGTGCTGTACCTCGGGTTCCCGCGCTGCCTCCGACGTTTCCTCCGGGTCTTCCCAGGCGGCGACCCTCGGCTGCACCTCTTACGAGAATCGGCTGCTGGCCGGATCCAGAACGGAGCTCAACGCGGCGTTGGGGATTTACGGCTCGCCCTACGCAGCCGCTGGGGCCAACCCGGGTTACGCCAACTACTTGCCTTACAACGCCGATCCTTCCAGTTTCTACACCGCGCTG AATTCCCAGTATGACCTGAAGGACAGCTCACCGGGTTTACACGCAGGGATTGTTCAGCCAACAGCAGCAGCCTATTATTCTTATGATCACTCTTTTGGCCAGTATGACAG GTATGGAACGGTGGACTTTAGCAACTCATCCAGGCGCAAAAACGCTACCCGAGAAACCACCAGCACACTGAAGACATGGTTATATGAGCACCGCAAGAACCCCTACCCAACCAAGGGCGAGAAGATCATGCTGGCCATCATCACCAAAATGACCCTCACCCAGGTCTCCACCTGGTTTGCCAATGCCCGCCGGCGCCTCAAGAAGGAGAACAAGATGACCTGGTCTCCTAAAAGTAAAGCAGGAGACGAGCAAAGAGAGGGAAGTAAAAGGAACGGGGAAGACTGTAGCAGTGAAAATGAAGACAAAG ACCCCAAAATctgcaaagaagaaaaggagttGCAACTGAGTGATCTGGAAGACTTAGAGGAGGAGGAATCAGGTGTGAAGGTTGAGGATGAGCTGAAGCACCTGCATCAGGATGGCCTCATAATTGGCCGAGCATTGACTGAATCTGAGAAAAGCAGCTGTACTGGGAGCCCAGCCAGTCATTTTCATACCTTTTCTTGTGCCAAGCAACATTCACCAATTACAGGGGACTTCTGTGGCCACAAGGGGAACACCATAACAGGCAGTCTTGGAAGTCAAGGCCAACTTTATGAAGCTCCAGAAAAGCCCCGCATCTGGTCCCTAGCTCATACTGCAGGAGCCAACATGCTTGTGGGGTCCACCAGCAACCCTGCTCAAAGGACAGAGAGCCCCAATTGTTTGGTGCTCCGTGGAAGGTGCTCTGGGTCTGACGGACAATGCAGTGAAGGGAGGCCACTGGGCAACCTTGTGAGAACACAGGCCATTCATGAGAAGGCCTTGGAAGAGCTGCCACAAGCAGCTAAAATCTTTAAGAGTTCAACCTTCAACCTCCAGTCCATTGCACTGAACTATGCTCCATACCCTGTGCTAGGGGAGACATGTCAGTATGCAGCAGGAACAGAAGGTAGTTACCTTGGgaactttttcattttcttttattctgataCAGTCCTCAGTTTGACGAAAAGAAGTTCACATGAGGTCCAGAACTCCAACACTGATGTTTAA